From a single Nicotiana tomentosiformis chromosome 2, ASM39032v3, whole genome shotgun sequence genomic region:
- the LOC104093175 gene encoding uncharacterized protein isoform X1 produces the protein MDALLSFFKEVLLEGSFVPNSFYEAKKVLCDLGLGYTKIDACRNDCILYWRDYADVQACPKCGKSRWKFEEHRGTKVAHKILRHFPIKPRLQRLYMARETTKKMRWHKEENIDDGVLRHPSDSIAWKSFDARHPTFSAELRNVRLGLASDGFQPYGNMSSNHSIWPVVLATYNLPPWDCMKNPYFMMTLLIPSPKCSGNDIDVYLQPMIEELKELWDGIETYDAHSKSNFLMRVAIIWTINDFPAYGNLSGWSTKGKSACPCCHKDTQSTFLHSKLCYMGHRRFLPMDHPCRRSRALFDGKVEMGVVPNPLIGDEALVQLQALGNVTFGKGQKRKRDVHNNAYNWKKKSIFFQLPYWKSLMLRHNLDVMHIERNVSDNILSTVMNMVGKTKDTLKSRYDLMDLGIRQRLHPIDDGNNILLPAACYALSAEEKLKVCSFLANLKVPDAFSSNISRCVNVQEKNIHGLKCHDHHVWLQDIFPVAIRGLLPKEVCDSIIALGKFFKNIYSKCLTIEDLDILEAEIPVILTKLQLVFPPDFFDVMVHLPIHLPSEAKLGGPAQYQNMYPIER, from the coding sequence ATGGATGCATTATTGAGCTTCTTTAAAGAAGTTCTTCTCGAGGGGTCATTTGTGCCTAATTCTTTCTATGAAGCAAAGAAAGTTCTTTGTGACCTCGGCTTGGGGTACACCAAAATAGATGCATGTCGGAATGATTGTATTTTATATTGGCGTGATTATGCCGATGTCCAAGCATGTCCTAAGTGTGGTAAGTCTAGATGGAAGTTCGAAGAACACAGAGGCACGAAAGTAGCTCATAAAATCTTACGGCATTTTCCAATCAAACCAAGGCTCCAAAGATTGTACATGGCAAGAGAAACAACTAAAAAGATGAGGTGGCACAAGGAGGAAAATATTGATGATGGTGTCTTGCGACATCCGTCTGACTCAATAGCATGGAAATCCTTTGATGCACGACATCCCACCTTTTCAGCTGAGTTAAGGAATGTTCGATTAGGTTTGGCGAGTGACGGGTTCCAACCTTATGGGAACATGAGTTCTAATCATAGCATTTGGCCAGTCGTACTAGCTACGTATAACTTGCCACCATGGGATTGCATGAAAAATCCATATTTCATGATGACACTTCTTATTCCAAGCCCCAAGTGTTCAGGCAATGATATTGATGTATATTTACAACCAATGATtgaagagttgaaagaattatgggacgggATAGAGACTTATGATGCACACTCAAAATCTAATTTTCTGATGCGTGTGGCTATCATATGGACTATCAATGACTTTCCTGCATATGGAAATCTTTCAGGATGGTCAACCAAAGGCAAGTCGGCATGCCCTTGTTGCCATAAAGATACACAATCGACTTTCTTACATAGTAAGTTGTGTTATATGGGTCATCGTCGATTCCTTCCCATGGATCATCCATGTCGGAGAAGTAGGGCATTATTTGATGGGAAAGTTGAAATGGGAGTTGTACCTAACCCTTTAATAGGTGATGAAGCACTTGTGCAATTACAAGCTTTGGGTAATGTGACCTTTGGTAAAGGACAAAAGAGAAAGCGTGATGTCCATAACAATGCTTACAATTGGAAGAAGAAAAGTATCTTTTTTCAATTGCCTTATTGGAAGAGTCTTATGTTACGGCATAACCTTGATGTGATGCACATCGAAAGAAATGTGTCCGATAATATTTTATCAACCGTCATGAATATGGTTGGAAAGACAAAAGACACATTGAAAAGTAGATATGACTTGATGGATCTTGGAATCAGACAAAGGTTGCATCCTATTGATGATGGGAATAATATTTTGTTACCGGCAGCATGCTATGCATTGTCCGCGGAAGAGAAGCTGAAGGTGTGCAGTTTCTTAGCTAATCTGAAGGTTCCTGATGCATTTTCCTCAAATATTTCAAGGTGTGTCAACGTACAGGAGAAAAATATACATGGATTGAAATGTCACGATCATCATGTATGGTTGCAAGACATTTTTCCAGTAGCTATACGTGGTTTGCTACCCAAGGAAGTGTGTGATTCAATTATAGCCTTAGGAAAGTTTTTCAAGAATATATACTCTAAGTGCTTGACGATTGAAGATCTTGATATCCTAGAGGCAGAAATTCCTGTTATTTTGACCAAACTTCAACTTGTTTTCCCTCCGGATTTCTTTGATGTCATGGTTCATTTGCCAATTCACTTGCCAAGTGAGGCAAAGCTTGGTGGACCAGCTCAATATCAGAATATGTATCCTATTGAGAGGTAA
- the LOC104093175 gene encoding uncharacterized protein isoform X2, translating into MDALLSFFKEVLLEGSFVPNSFYEAKKVLCDLGLGYTKIDACRNDCILYWRDYADVQACPKCGKSRWKFEEHRGTKVAHKILRHFPIKPRLQRLYMARETTKKMRWHKEENIDDGVLRHPSDSIAWKSFDARHPTFSAELRNVRLGLAKLKELWDGIETYDAHSKSNFLMRVAIIWTINDFPAYGNLSGWSTKGKSACPCCHKDTQSTFLHSKLCYMGHRRFLPMDHPCRRSRALFDGKVEMGVVPNPLIGDEALVQLQALGNVTFGKGQKRKRDVHNNAYNWKKKSIFFQLPYWKSLMLRHNLDVMHIERNVSDNILSTVMNMVGKTKDTLKSRYDLMDLGIRQRLHPIDDGNNILLPAACYALSAEEKLKVCSFLANLKVPDAFSSNISRCVNVQEKNIHGLKCHDHHVWLQDIFPVAIRGLLPKEVCDSIIALGKFFKNIYSKCLTIEDLDILEAEIPVILTKLQLVFPPDFFDVMVHLPIHLPSEAKLGGPAQYQNMYPIER; encoded by the exons ATGGATGCATTATTGAGCTTCTTTAAAGAAGTTCTTCTCGAGGGGTCATTTGTGCCTAATTCTTTCTATGAAGCAAAGAAAGTTCTTTGTGACCTCGGCTTGGGGTACACCAAAATAGATGCATGTCGGAATGATTGTATTTTATATTGGCGTGATTATGCCGATGTCCAAGCATGTCCTAAGTGTGGTAAGTCTAGATGGAAGTTCGAAGAACACAGAGGCACGAAAGTAGCTCATAAAATCTTACGGCATTTTCCAATCAAACCAAGGCTCCAAAGATTGTACATGGCAAGAGAAACAACTAAAAAGATGAGGTGGCACAAGGAGGAAAATATTGATGATGGTGTCTTGCGACATCCGTCTGACTCAATAGCATGGAAATCCTTTGATGCACGACATCCCACCTTTTCAGCTGAGTTAAGGAATGTTCGATTAGGTTTGGCGA agttgaaagaattatgggacgggATAGAGACTTATGATGCACACTCAAAATCTAATTTTCTGATGCGTGTGGCTATCATATGGACTATCAATGACTTTCCTGCATATGGAAATCTTTCAGGATGGTCAACCAAAGGCAAGTCGGCATGCCCTTGTTGCCATAAAGATACACAATCGACTTTCTTACATAGTAAGTTGTGTTATATGGGTCATCGTCGATTCCTTCCCATGGATCATCCATGTCGGAGAAGTAGGGCATTATTTGATGGGAAAGTTGAAATGGGAGTTGTACCTAACCCTTTAATAGGTGATGAAGCACTTGTGCAATTACAAGCTTTGGGTAATGTGACCTTTGGTAAAGGACAAAAGAGAAAGCGTGATGTCCATAACAATGCTTACAATTGGAAGAAGAAAAGTATCTTTTTTCAATTGCCTTATTGGAAGAGTCTTATGTTACGGCATAACCTTGATGTGATGCACATCGAAAGAAATGTGTCCGATAATATTTTATCAACCGTCATGAATATGGTTGGAAAGACAAAAGACACATTGAAAAGTAGATATGACTTGATGGATCTTGGAATCAGACAAAGGTTGCATCCTATTGATGATGGGAATAATATTTTGTTACCGGCAGCATGCTATGCATTGTCCGCGGAAGAGAAGCTGAAGGTGTGCAGTTTCTTAGCTAATCTGAAGGTTCCTGATGCATTTTCCTCAAATATTTCAAGGTGTGTCAACGTACAGGAGAAAAATATACATGGATTGAAATGTCACGATCATCATGTATGGTTGCAAGACATTTTTCCAGTAGCTATACGTGGTTTGCTACCCAAGGAAGTGTGTGATTCAATTATAGCCTTAGGAAAGTTTTTCAAGAATATATACTCTAAGTGCTTGACGATTGAAGATCTTGATATCCTAGAGGCAGAAATTCCTGTTATTTTGACCAAACTTCAACTTGTTTTCCCTCCGGATTTCTTTGATGTCATGGTTCATTTGCCAATTCACTTGCCAAGTGAGGCAAAGCTTGGTGGACCAGCTCAATATCAGAATATGTATCCTATTGAGAGGTAA